Proteins found in one Sardina pilchardus chromosome 3, fSarPil1.1, whole genome shotgun sequence genomic segment:
- the tnnt1 gene encoding troponin T, slow skeletal muscle isoform X2 codes for MSDVEEEYEEQAEEEAEEPEPEEEPEQQEEDGGEQQEDTEYQEEERPRPKPTVPQLAPPKIPEGERVDFDDLHRKRMEKDLVELQTLIDVHFEQRKKEEEELIGLKDRIERRRSERAEQQRVRAEKERDRQTRIAEERQRKEDEEAKKKADDEAKKKKVLSNMGANFGGFLAKAEQKRGKRMTGREVKRKTLSERCKPLSIENMREDALKQRAQEMWNWIHQLESEKFDFMDLMKMQKYEIIVLLNRISHAQKFKKGHGNKGKVGGRWK; via the exons ATGTCTGATGTAGAAGAGGAATATGA GGAGCAGGCGGAGG aggaggcagaggagccAGAACCTGAAGAGGAGCCAGAGCAGCAGGAAGAAGATGGAG GCGAGCAACAAGAAGACACAGAATATCAAG aggaagagaggccAAGACCAAA GCCCACGGTACCTCAGCTGGCCCCTCCAAAGATTCCAGAGGGGGAGCGAGTGGACTTTGAT GATCTCCatagaaaaagaatggagaaaGACCTGGTGGAGCTCCAGACTCTGATTGATGTCCACTTTGAACAgcggaagaaagaggaagaagagctcATCGGACTTAAAGATCGTATT GAGCGACGGCGCTCTGAGCGTGCGGAACAGCAACGTGTccgggcagagaaagagagggaccgGCAGACCAGGATTGCG GAGGAACGCCAGagaaaggaggatgaggaggccaAGAAGAAAGCAGATGATGAAGCAAAAAAGAAGAAAGTGCTGTCCAACATGGGGGCTAATTTTGGCGGTTTCCTCGCAAAG gcagagcagaagagaggaaaacGGATGACAGGAAGAGAAGTTAAAAGAAAGACTCTATCTGAGAGGTGCAAACCTCTGTCTATTGAGAACATGAGGGAGGATGCCCTGAA GCAGCGTGCACAAGAGATGTGGAACTGGATCCACCAGTTGGAGTCGGAGAAGTTTGACTTCATGGATCTGATGAAGATGCAGAAATATGAG ATAATTGTCCTCCTGAACAGAATTTCCCATGCTCAGAAGTT TAAAAAGGGTCATGGCAACAAAGGCAAAGTGGGCGGCCGCTGGAAATGA
- the syt5a gene encoding synaptotagmin Va: MRLVSLQQRARRAAEPEEEAPPPPPPPPPVHKSTHNFMNMKNKFFNELDHLPMPMWAIGAIVVVVLALVGCFAFCIYKKCMGGKKKGKKVRERKGGGRRRMKKETEGEGEEEKKEGEEGEKEFYGKLEYSLDYNFNDNELIVGIIQAENLPAMDMGGTSDPYVKVYMLPDKKKKFETKVQRKNLSPVFNETFKFKIAFNDLAPQTLVLQAFDFDRFGKHDVIGEIKIPMNSIDLGQPIHEWRDLDGGQKEEEEKLGDICISLRYVPTSGKLTVCVMEAKNLKQMDLGGLSDPFVKLVLQHNGKRVKKKKTTVKEKTLNPYFNESFSFEIPFAQIQKLQVIITVYDYDKLGSNDAIGKCWIGYGATGVGLRHWSDMLANPRRPVAQWHVLQPEEEVDAALKLPVR; this comes from the exons ATGCGACTGGTCAGCCTGCAGCAGCGGGCGCGGCGTGCGGCGGAACCGGAGGAGGAAGCCCCGCCTCCTCCGCCCCCACCGCCGCCCGTCCACAAGTCCACCCACAACTTCATGAACATGAAGAACAAGTTCTTCAATGAGCTGGACCACCTTCCCA tgcccaTGTGGGCCATCGGGGCcatagtggtggtggtgctggccctGGTGGGTTGCTTTGCCTTTTGCATCTATAAGAAGTGCAtgggagggaaaaagaaagggaagaaagTCCGTGAGAGAAAGGGTGGTGGACGCAGACGGATGAAGAAAGAGACTGAAGGCGAAGGGGAG gaagagaagaaagagggagaagagggggagaaggagttCTATGGCAAGCTTGAGTATTCactggactacaacttcaacgACAACGAG CTCATCGTGGGCATCATACAGGCTGAGAACTTACCTGCCATGGACATGGGTGGCACCTCTGATCCCTATGTCAAAGTCTACATGCTCCCtgacaagaagaagaagtttgAGACCAAAGTACAACGCAAGAACCTGAGCCCCGTGTTCAACGAGACTTTCAAGTTCAAG ATCGCCTTTAATGACCTGGCCCCTCAGACCCTGGTTCTGCAGGCCTTTGACTTTGACCGCTTTGGTAAGCACGATGTGATTGGAGAGATTAAGATCCCCATGAACAGCATTGACCTGGGTCAGCCAATCCACGAGTGGAGGGATTTGGATGGAGGACAGAAAGAAGAG gAGGAGAAGCTGGGAGACATCTGTATCTCACTGCGTTATGTGCCTACGTCCGGTAAGCTGACTGTCTGTGTGATGGAAGCCAAGAACCTGAAGCAGATGGACCTTGGTGGCTTGTCAG ATCCATTTGTAAAACTTGTACTGCAGCACAATGGCAAACGAgttaagaagaagaagaccacTGTGAAAGAGAAGACCTTAAACCCATACTTCAATGAAAGTTTCAGCTTTGAAATCCCATTTGCCCAAATACAG AAACTCCAGGTGATCATCACCGTTTACGACTACGACAAGCTGGGCAGCAACGACGCCATCGGGAAGTGCTGGATCGGCTACGGCGCCACAGGCGTCGGCCTCCGCCACTGGTCAGACATGCTGGCCAACCCCAGGCGTCCCGTGGCTCAGTGGCACGTTCTGCAgcctgaggaggaggtggacgcCGCTCTCAAGCTTCCCGTGCGCTGA
- the tnnt1 gene encoding troponin T, slow skeletal muscle isoform X1, giving the protein MSDVEEEYEEQAEEEAEEPEPEEEPEQQEEDGGEQQEDTEYQDQGTQEEEEERPRPKPTVPQLAPPKIPEGERVDFDDLHRKRMEKDLVELQTLIDVHFEQRKKEEEELIGLKDRIERRRSERAEQQRVRAEKERDRQTRIAEERQRKEDEEAKKKADDEAKKKKVLSNMGANFGGFLAKAEQKRGKRMTGREVKRKTLSERCKPLSIENMREDALKQRAQEMWNWIHQLESEKFDFMDLMKMQKYEIIVLLNRISHAQKFKKGHGNKGKVGGRWK; this is encoded by the exons ATGTCTGATGTAGAAGAGGAATATGA GGAGCAGGCGGAGG aggaggcagaggagccAGAACCTGAAGAGGAGCCAGAGCAGCAGGAAGAAGATGGAG GCGAGCAACAAGAAGACACAGAATATCAAG ATCAGGGGACTCAGGAGGAAG aggaagagaggccAAGACCAAA GCCCACGGTACCTCAGCTGGCCCCTCCAAAGATTCCAGAGGGGGAGCGAGTGGACTTTGAT GATCTCCatagaaaaagaatggagaaaGACCTGGTGGAGCTCCAGACTCTGATTGATGTCCACTTTGAACAgcggaagaaagaggaagaagagctcATCGGACTTAAAGATCGTATT GAGCGACGGCGCTCTGAGCGTGCGGAACAGCAACGTGTccgggcagagaaagagagggaccgGCAGACCAGGATTGCG GAGGAACGCCAGagaaaggaggatgaggaggccaAGAAGAAAGCAGATGATGAAGCAAAAAAGAAGAAAGTGCTGTCCAACATGGGGGCTAATTTTGGCGGTTTCCTCGCAAAG gcagagcagaagagaggaaaacGGATGACAGGAAGAGAAGTTAAAAGAAAGACTCTATCTGAGAGGTGCAAACCTCTGTCTATTGAGAACATGAGGGAGGATGCCCTGAA GCAGCGTGCACAAGAGATGTGGAACTGGATCCACCAGTTGGAGTCGGAGAAGTTTGACTTCATGGATCTGATGAAGATGCAGAAATATGAG ATAATTGTCCTCCTGAACAGAATTTCCCATGCTCAGAAGTT TAAAAAGGGTCATGGCAACAAAGGCAAAGTGGGCGGCCGCTGGAAATGA
- the LOC134076888 gene encoding ferritin, middle subunit, whose protein sequence is METSQVRQNYHRDCEAAINRMINMELFASYTYTSMAFYFDRDDVALPGFSHFFKENSDEEREHADKLLSFQNKRGGRIFLQDVKKPERDEWGSGLEAMVCALQLEKNVNQALLDLHKIASEKVDPHLCDFLESHYLGEQVEAIKKLGDHVTNLTKMDAANNKMAEYLFDKHTLGGKS, encoded by the exons ATGGAGACTTCTCAGGTTCGCCAGAACTACCACCGTGACTGCGAGGCAGCCATCAACCGCATGATTAATATGGAGTTGTTTGCTTCATACACCTACACCTCGATG GCATTTTATTTTGACCGTGACGACGTCGCACTTCCGGGATTTTCTCACTTCTTCAAAGAGAACAGCGATGAGGAGCGCGAGCATGCGGATAAGTTGCTGTCCTTCCAGAATAAAAGGGGCGGGCGCATTTTTCTCCAGGATGTGAAG AAACCAGAGCGTGATGAGTGGGGCAGTGGACTAGAGGCTATGGTGTGCGCTCTGCAGTTGGAGAAGAACGTCAACCAGGCCCTCCTGGACCTACACAAGATCGCCTCTGAGAAAGTGGATCCACAT CTTTGCGACTTCTTGGAGTCCCATTACCTGGGTGAGCAGGTGGAGGCCATCAAGAAGCTGGGCGACCACGTCACCAACCTCAccaaaatggatgctgccaacaATAAAATGGCAGAGTATCTGTTTGACAAGCACACTCTGGGTGGCAAAAGCTAA